The following are encoded together in the Sphingomicrobium clamense genome:
- a CDS encoding CoA-binding protein, which produces MPLTADEDISRLLRETRTIAMVGASGRPGRASNGVMQFLQRQGYRVIPVNPTIAGETLNGETVVASLADIDEPIDLVDIFRRSDRAGEAIDAAIAAGAKAVWTQLGVFDPEAIARAEEAGLEAVVNRCPNIEIPRLGIADGPQPT; this is translated from the coding sequence ATGCCGCTGACCGCCGACGAAGACATATCCCGCCTCCTCCGCGAGACCCGCACGATCGCGATGGTCGGCGCGTCGGGCAGGCCCGGTCGCGCCTCGAACGGCGTGATGCAATTCCTCCAGCGCCAGGGCTATCGCGTCATCCCGGTCAATCCGACCATCGCCGGCGAGACACTCAACGGAGAGACGGTGGTCGCGAGCCTGGCCGACATCGACGAGCCGATCGACCTGGTCGACATCTTCCGCCGTTCCGATCGCGCCGGCGAAGCCATCGACGCCGCCATCGCGGCAGGCGCAAAAGCGGTCTGGACCCAGCTGGGCGTCTTCGATCCGGAAGCGATCGCGCGGGCCGAGGAAGCGGGCCTTGAAGCGGTCGTAAATCGTTGCCCCAATATCGAAATCCCCAGGCTCGGGATCGCCGACGGACCGCAGCCAACTTGA
- a CDS encoding Mrp/NBP35 family ATP-binding protein, translating to MTDSLQPLESHPDAARIRAKVLREGRLHLILDGEGLARDERDALEARLTEAARVLDGVEAVEIAISAPKVHRKLVAIGSGKGGVGKSTMTANLAAALAKKGVKVGVIDADIYGPSQPTLLNAHAKPEARDKQLIPVTSPSGVKLLSVGQLVEAGTALAWRGPMASGALNQLVEGDWGDTEVLLVDLPPGTGDVQLSLVQKAKPAGALVISTPQDLSLIDATRAIDLFEKVGVPVLGLVENMAGYRCPHCGEESDPFGSGGAQASAKELGVPFLGRLPLSASLREASDAGRPPASEDGPAGDAFATLADALMSQLETIAR from the coding sequence ATGACCGACAGCCTCCAACCGCTCGAAAGCCATCCCGACGCCGCCCGCATCCGCGCCAAGGTACTTCGCGAGGGGCGCCTGCACCTGATCCTCGACGGCGAAGGACTGGCGCGTGACGAGCGCGACGCGTTGGAAGCGCGGCTGACCGAAGCGGCGCGCGTGCTGGACGGCGTCGAGGCGGTCGAAATCGCGATCAGCGCCCCCAAGGTCCACCGCAAGCTGGTGGCGATCGGATCGGGCAAGGGCGGGGTCGGCAAGTCGACCATGACCGCCAACCTCGCCGCCGCGCTGGCAAAGAAGGGCGTCAAGGTCGGCGTGATCGATGCCGACATCTATGGCCCCTCGCAGCCCACCCTGTTGAACGCGCACGCCAAGCCCGAGGCGCGCGACAAACAGCTCATTCCTGTCACCAGCCCGAGCGGCGTGAAGCTCCTGTCGGTCGGCCAGCTTGTCGAAGCGGGCACTGCACTCGCCTGGCGCGGACCGATGGCGAGCGGGGCCTTGAACCAGCTGGTCGAGGGCGATTGGGGCGACACCGAAGTGCTGCTCGTCGACCTTCCGCCCGGAACGGGAGACGTGCAATTGTCGCTGGTCCAGAAGGCCAAGCCCGCCGGGGCGCTGGTGATCTCGACCCCGCAGGACCTGTCGCTGATCGACGCGACGCGCGCCATCGACCTGTTCGAAAAAGTCGGCGTGCCCGTGCTGGGCCTGGTCGAAAATATGGCCGGCTATCGTTGCCCGCATTGCGGCGAGGAAAGCGACCCGTTCGGAAGCGGCGGCGCGCAGGCGTCGGCGAAAGAGCTGGGCGTGCCATTCCTGGGTCGCCTGCCCTTGTCGGCGAGCCTGCGCGAGGCCTCCGATGCCGGCCGTCCGCCCGCCAGCGAGGACGGGCCGGCAGGCGACGCTTTCGCGACGCTCGCCGATGCGCTGATGAGCCAGCTGGAAACGATCGCGCGCTGA
- the hflK gene encoding FtsH protease activity modulator HflK, giving the protein MSIFSGWAARGWGLFSESKGPWGSKPPKKGGNGSGGDKPKGPWKTPEPGPSQPGQSGQFGNVSSLDDWLKRNRSRFGGGGGGGRGPGGFGQPSGSLIVWGILAFLLLIILFTSVHRVLPNERGVVTTFGSYSSTMNPGVGFTLPAPIQNVEKVNVQLIREIAIGQDQQQTLMLTGDENIIDIAYQVRWKIRDPEKYLFELANPEDTVRQVAESAMRQVMAQVNLQDAIGEGRLEIQAQVQQEMQETLNSYDSGIEMRGVEIKRADPPAEVNEAFKEVTAAQQDAQSYINQARAYALELTARAQGEAEAFDKVYEEYRLAPEVTKRRMYYETMESVLQGVDKTIVETPGVTPYLPLNELNRRPRPQAQSGGGQ; this is encoded by the coding sequence ATGAGCATTTTTTCCGGTTGGGCCGCACGAGGTTGGGGCCTGTTTAGCGAGAGCAAGGGCCCGTGGGGCTCCAAGCCGCCCAAAAAGGGTGGCAACGGCAGTGGCGGCGACAAGCCCAAAGGACCTTGGAAGACGCCCGAACCCGGGCCTTCGCAGCCGGGTCAGTCCGGCCAGTTCGGCAATGTCTCCTCGCTCGACGATTGGCTCAAGCGTAATCGTTCGCGCTTCGGCGGCGGCGGTGGCGGCGGTCGCGGCCCCGGCGGCTTCGGCCAGCCGAGTGGCTCGCTGATCGTCTGGGGGATCCTCGCCTTCCTGCTGCTCATCATCCTGTTTACCAGCGTCCACCGCGTGCTCCCCAACGAGCGCGGCGTGGTGACCACTTTCGGCAGCTACAGCTCGACCATGAACCCGGGTGTCGGCTTTACGCTTCCCGCGCCGATCCAGAATGTCGAAAAGGTCAATGTGCAGCTGATCCGCGAGATCGCGATCGGGCAGGACCAGCAGCAGACGCTGATGCTGACCGGTGACGAGAATATCATCGACATCGCCTATCAGGTGCGCTGGAAGATCCGCGATCCCGAGAAATATCTGTTCGAACTCGCCAACCCCGAGGACACGGTCCGCCAGGTCGCCGAAAGCGCGATGCGCCAGGTGATGGCGCAGGTGAACCTGCAGGACGCGATCGGCGAGGGCCGCCTCGAAATCCAGGCGCAGGTCCAGCAGGAAATGCAGGAAACGCTCAACAGCTATGACAGCGGGATCGAGATGCGCGGTGTCGAAATCAAGCGCGCCGATCCGCCCGCCGAGGTCAACGAGGCGTTCAAGGAAGTGACCGCCGCGCAGCAGGACGCCCAGTCCTACATCAACCAGGCCCGTGCTTACGCGCTAGAGCTGACCGCGCGCGCGCAGGGTGAGGCCGAAGCCTTCGACAAGGTTTACGAGGAATATCGCCTTGCACCCGAAGTGACCAAGCGGCGCATGTATTACGAGACCATGGAATCGGTGCTGCAGGGCGTCGACAAGACCATCGTCGAGACGCCGGGTGTCACGCCTTATCTTCCGCTCAACGAACTCAATCGCCGCCCCCGCCCGCAGGCGCAAAGCGGTGGAGGCCAATAA
- the hflC gene encoding protease modulator HflC, with translation MNAIKAHPMRSLFIVFAILVMLLSTFAIVHETKQGIVVRFGKPVRIINPYEDGQPFGAGGAGLTARIPFAENIVWIDKRVRDLDMEPQQVLSTDQLRLEVDAFARYRIVDPLQMFVAARTEEQLESALSPILGSQLRNELGKRPFASLLSPEREGVMDNIRLGLDRIARQYGAEIIDVRIKRADLPDGAPLSAAFVRMRTAREQEARSIRAQGEKQAAIIRAEADAEAAATYADAFGKDADFYDFYRAMQSYRTTFIDNGREGMGQTSIVMSPNNEYLEEFIGR, from the coding sequence ATCAACGCCATCAAAGCGCACCCCATGCGGAGCCTGTTCATCGTCTTCGCGATCCTGGTCATGCTGCTGTCGACCTTTGCGATCGTGCACGAAACCAAGCAGGGCATCGTCGTCCGCTTCGGTAAGCCGGTGCGGATCATCAACCCCTACGAAGACGGCCAGCCCTTCGGGGCCGGCGGCGCAGGCCTGACGGCGCGCATCCCCTTCGCCGAGAATATCGTGTGGATCGACAAGCGTGTGCGCGACCTCGACATGGAGCCGCAGCAGGTGCTCTCGACCGACCAGCTGCGTCTCGAGGTCGATGCCTTCGCGCGCTACCGCATCGTCGATCCGCTGCAGATGTTCGTCGCCGCGCGCACCGAGGAACAGCTCGAAAGCGCGCTGAGCCCGATCCTCGGGTCGCAGCTTCGCAACGAGCTCGGCAAGCGGCCCTTCGCCTCGCTGCTGTCGCCCGAACGCGAGGGTGTGATGGACAATATCCGTCTCGGCCTCGACCGGATCGCGCGTCAGTATGGCGCCGAGATCATCGACGTCCGCATCAAGCGTGCCGACCTTCCCGACGGCGCGCCGCTCTCGGCGGCGTTCGTGCGCATGCGCACCGCGCGTGAACAGGAAGCCCGTTCGATCCGCGCGCAGGGTGAGAAGCAGGCCGCGATCATCCGCGCCGAAGCCGATGCCGAAGCCGCCGCAACCTATGCCGACGCGTTCGGAAAGGACGCCGACTTCTACGATTTCTATCGCGCCATGCAGTCCTATCGCACGACCTTCATCGACAATGGTCGCGAGGGCATGGGACAGACGTCGATCGTGATGAGCCCCAACAATGAATATCTCGAGGAGTTCATTGGTCGCTAA
- a CDS encoding Do family serine endopeptidase: MLREHRPVRYAYGVAAALFLGGAAFSMTTGETLGVDQQAQNQVVPVPGAPSSFADLSARLAPAVVNISTTQRVPVRRQMDPFDQFFRRFGVRPAPDSQEENGNGPTREAGSLGSGFIISPDGYIVTNNHLIQGQGGNDTVDEVIVTMTDRTEYEARIIGRDPASDLALLKIDGANLPYVNWGDSDRVRVGDWIIAIGNPYGLGGTVTAGIVSALQRGITGMGAYDRYIQTDASINRGNSGGPMFDMAGNVIGINSALISPTGASVGIGLAIPAEAAIPVIEALKRGERPQRGYLGVALQDLDEDIAEGLGLPKDRGELVRTVVPGEAAAAAGLRQGDVILTIDGIDVTPDATVSYLIANTEVGSTIPVDIVRDGRRQTVMITVGERPSEEELNRQMATEEEFDPDEEPEMDNLDTQLGMMLQPIDPSVRRALRLDSDVTGVVVAGVDPNSAAAEKGLRRGDVILSVNRRRVTSVADVAEAIAAARSAGRSSVLMLVKRGNAPEAFVGIELDR, encoded by the coding sequence ATGCTGAGGGAGCACCGACCCGTGCGCTATGCCTATGGAGTTGCCGCCGCCTTGTTTCTGGGTGGCGCCGCCTTTTCGATGACCACCGGCGAAACGCTGGGTGTCGACCAACAGGCACAAAACCAGGTGGTCCCGGTCCCCGGGGCCCCGAGCAGCTTTGCAGATCTGTCGGCGCGCCTCGCCCCGGCGGTCGTCAACATCTCGACCACGCAGCGCGTGCCGGTGCGTCGCCAGATGGATCCGTTCGACCAGTTCTTCCGCCGCTTCGGCGTGCGGCCAGCGCCCGACAGCCAGGAAGAAAATGGCAACGGCCCGACCCGCGAGGCCGGCTCGCTCGGTTCGGGCTTTATCATCTCGCCCGACGGCTACATCGTCACCAACAACCACCTCATCCAGGGGCAGGGCGGCAACGACACGGTCGACGAAGTCATCGTCACCATGACCGATCGCACCGAATATGAAGCGCGCATCATCGGGCGCGATCCGGCATCCGATCTCGCGCTACTGAAGATCGACGGTGCCAACCTGCCTTACGTCAATTGGGGCGACAGCGACCGCGTGCGCGTGGGCGACTGGATCATCGCCATCGGCAACCCCTACGGCCTTGGCGGTACGGTCACTGCAGGCATCGTCTCGGCGCTCCAGCGCGGGATCACCGGCATGGGCGCCTACGACCGCTACATCCAGACGGATGCGAGTATCAACCGCGGCAATTCGGGCGGCCCGATGTTCGACATGGCGGGCAACGTCATCGGCATCAATTCGGCGCTCATCTCGCCCACGGGCGCGAGCGTGGGCATCGGCCTCGCCATCCCGGCGGAAGCCGCCATCCCCGTGATCGAGGCGCTCAAGCGCGGCGAACGTCCGCAGCGCGGTTATCTCGGAGTCGCGCTCCAGGACCTCGACGAAGATATCGCCGAGGGTCTCGGCCTGCCCAAGGATCGCGGCGAACTCGTTCGTACGGTCGTGCCCGGCGAGGCTGCGGCTGCGGCCGGTCTGCGCCAAGGCGACGTCATCCTGACCATCGACGGAATCGACGTCACGCCCGACGCCACCGTCAGCTATCTCATCGCCAATACCGAAGTCGGCTCGACCATTCCGGTCGACATCGTCCGCGACGGTCGCCGCCAGACGGTGATGATCACCGTGGGCGAACGTCCCAGCGAGGAAGAACTCAACCGCCAGATGGCGACCGAAGAGGAGTTCGATCCGGACGAAGAGCCCGAAATGGACAATCTGGACACCCAGCTCGGCATGATGCTGCAGCCGATCGATCCGTCGGTCCGCCGCGCGCTTCGTCTCGACAGCGACGTCACCGGCGTCGTTGTTGCTGGTGTCGATCCGAATAGCGCGGCAGCCGAAAAGGGCCTGCGCCGCGGGGACGTGATCCTGTCGGTCAACCGCCGCCGCGTCACCAGCGTCGCCGATGTGGCCGAGGCGATTGCCGCTGCGCGCAGTGCGGGTCGCTCCAGCGTCCTGATGCTCGTCAAGCGTGGCAACGCGCCTGAAGCCTTCGTCGGGATCGAACTGGACCGCTAG
- a CDS encoding helicase HerA-like domain-containing protein — protein sequence MSDTIFIGAVSDSEGQTHVGLRLDKSNRHGLIAGATGTGKTITLQGLVEGFSAEGVPTFVADVKGDLAGLAMAGSPTHKLHEPFTKRATKIAHPDYAYQDFPVQFWDLFGEKGHPVRTTVSEMGPLLLARLLDLTDTQEGVLTIAFHLADNEGLALLDLDDLQAMLGHVGERRKELTLDYGNVSTASIGAIQRKLLQLRSQGGDLFFGEPALNLHDFIARDSEGRGLVNILDAQKLMQSHRLYATFLLWLLSELFETLPEVGNPDKPKLVFFFDEAHLLFEDAPKALLEKVEQVVRLIRSKGVGVFFVTQNPIDIPDDVAGQLGNRVQHALRSFTARDERAVRAAAETFRTNPDLDVAEVITELKVGEALVSVLDEDGAPTVVERVLVKPPRSRAGVLSDAERAAVIASDPVGSRYDQLVDRESAEELLGARAEQAAKRAAREAEEEEAEKRRRDEEKRSRSRSSGRRRSTRMTPTERVVNSATRTITGKIGREIGNMIMRGILGGMRGRR from the coding sequence GTGAGCGACACGATTTTCATCGGTGCAGTATCGGATAGCGAGGGCCAGACGCATGTCGGCCTGCGCCTCGACAAGTCCAATCGACACGGGCTGATCGCGGGGGCGACCGGCACGGGCAAGACGATCACGCTACAGGGCCTCGTCGAAGGCTTTTCCGCCGAAGGGGTTCCGACCTTCGTTGCCGACGTTAAGGGCGATCTTGCGGGTCTCGCCATGGCGGGTTCGCCCACGCACAAGCTGCACGAACCCTTTACCAAGCGCGCGACCAAGATCGCCCACCCGGACTATGCCTACCAAGATTTCCCGGTGCAGTTCTGGGACCTGTTTGGGGAGAAGGGGCATCCGGTCCGCACCACGGTCAGCGAGATGGGGCCACTGCTCTTGGCGCGCCTGCTCGACCTTACCGATACGCAGGAAGGCGTGCTCACCATCGCCTTCCACCTCGCCGACAATGAAGGGCTCGCGCTGCTCGATCTCGACGATTTGCAGGCGATGCTAGGCCATGTCGGCGAGCGCCGCAAGGAGCTGACGCTCGATTATGGCAACGTCTCGACCGCCTCGATCGGCGCGATTCAGCGCAAGCTGCTGCAACTTCGAAGCCAGGGCGGCGACCTCTTCTTCGGCGAGCCCGCGCTCAACCTCCACGACTTTATCGCACGCGACAGCGAGGGTCGCGGCCTCGTCAACATCCTCGACGCGCAAAAGCTGATGCAGAGCCACAGGCTCTACGCCACCTTCCTGCTCTGGCTACTGTCCGAACTGTTCGAAACGCTTCCCGAGGTCGGCAATCCCGACAAGCCCAAGCTGGTTTTCTTCTTCGACGAGGCGCACCTCTTGTTCGAAGACGCGCCCAAGGCACTGCTCGAGAAGGTCGAGCAGGTCGTGCGCCTCATCCGCTCCAAGGGCGTCGGGGTGTTTTTCGTGACGCAGAACCCGATCGACATTCCCGACGATGTCGCCGGCCAGCTGGGCAATCGCGTGCAGCACGCCCTGCGCTCGTTCACTGCCCGCGACGAACGCGCGGTCCGTGCCGCGGCGGAGACGTTCCGTACCAACCCCGACCTCGACGTCGCAGAGGTCATCACCGAGCTGAAGGTGGGCGAGGCGCTGGTTTCGGTGCTCGACGAGGATGGCGCCCCGACCGTGGTCGAGCGGGTGCTGGTCAAGCCGCCGCGCAGCCGCGCGGGCGTGCTGTCCGATGCCGAACGCGCTGCGGTGATCGCCAGCGATCCGGTCGGAAGCCGCTACGACCAGCTGGTCGACCGCGAAAGCGCCGAGGAATTGCTGGGTGCGCGCGCCGAGCAGGCCGCGAAACGCGCCGCGCGCGAGGCCGAGGAAGAGGAAGCCGAAAAGCGTCGCCGCGACGAAGAGAAACGGAGCCGCTCGCGCTCTTCGGGCCGTCGCCGCAGCACGCGCATGACGCCGACCGAGCGGGTGGTGAACAGCGCAACGCGCACCATCACCGGCAAGATTGGTCGCGAGATCGGGAACATGATCATGCGCGGCATTTTGGGGGGCATGCGTGGACGTCGATAA
- a CDS encoding nuclear transport factor 2 family protein — protein sequence MDVDNCPIRAIEEEWRQALLAKDEPTLRRILHPRFQLVGVRPSGFMSVDVEGWIAALKDMDIANIEIDVTDCAALGDVMVATVKACWKVRYLGQEIEEKVLLTDVWLETDVGWQIVRRHSSAIPAGAAD from the coding sequence GTGGACGTCGATAACTGCCCCATCCGCGCGATCGAGGAAGAGTGGCGCCAGGCGCTGCTCGCCAAGGACGAGCCGACGCTGCGCCGCATCCTCCACCCGCGTTTCCAGCTGGTCGGGGTTCGCCCCTCGGGTTTCATGTCGGTCGATGTCGAGGGCTGGATCGCAGCGCTCAAGGATATGGACATCGCCAATATCGAGATTGATGTGACCGACTGCGCCGCGCTCGGCGACGTCATGGTCGCGACGGTAAAGGCGTGCTGGAAGGTGCGCTATCTCGGTCAGGAGATCGAGGAGAAGGTGCTGCTTACCGACGTCTGGCTGGAAACCGATGTCGGGTGGCAGATCGTCCGCCGCCACTCGAGCGCGATCCCCGCGGGCGCTGCGGACTAG
- the queF gene encoding preQ(1) synthase has protein sequence MTPKHLGQTSALPASPEEAELDYVPNPRKGELYLTRFVTPEFTSLCPVTGQPDFAHLVIDYAPDETIVESKSLKLFLGSFRNHQAFHEDCTVGIGKRLFDEMKPKWLRIGGYWYPRGGIPIDVFWQSGEPPKGLWLPDQGVAPYRGRG, from the coding sequence ATGACGCCGAAACATCTGGGGCAGACCAGCGCCCTGCCCGCCTCTCCGGAAGAGGCCGAACTCGATTACGTGCCGAACCCGCGCAAGGGCGAATTGTACCTGACACGCTTCGTCACCCCCGAATTCACCTCGCTCTGCCCGGTGACCGGCCAGCCCGACTTCGCGCATCTCGTGATCGACTATGCGCCGGACGAGACGATCGTCGAGAGCAAGAGCCTCAAGCTCTTCCTCGGCTCGTTCCGCAATCACCAGGCCTTTCACGAGGACTGCACGGTCGGGATCGGCAAGCGGCTGTTCGACGAGATGAAGCCCAAATGGCTGCGCATCGGCGGCTATTGGTATCCGCGCGGCGGCATTCCGATTGATGTCTTCTGGCAGTCGGGCGAACCGCCCAAGGGACTGTGGCTGCCCGACCAGGGCGTCGCGCCCTATCGCGGCCGCGGCTAA
- the sseA gene encoding 3-mercaptopyruvate sulfurtransferase — protein sequence MDDLVTTKWLAEHLGEKDLKVVDASFHLPGANRNAREEYEAAHIPGAVFLDISEVADKDHPAPHMLPPAAEFGKAMGALGINRDDRIVVYDNSDLRTAARGWFMFRHFGADRVAILDGGMQKWQREKRPVESDVPSPVPGRFEAKEAAHKVVDKAAILSGNSPRIVDARGPDRFRGTAPEPREGMASGHIPGARNLPMSSLYDEQGCLKSNAQIERLFEEAGIDPTAPFAASCGSGVTACNILFAARRLGGREGRLYDGSWSEWGADPDTPKEKG from the coding sequence ATGGACGATCTGGTGACCACCAAGTGGCTGGCCGAGCATCTGGGCGAGAAAGACCTCAAGGTCGTCGACGCCAGCTTCCACCTTCCGGGAGCCAATCGCAATGCGCGCGAAGAATATGAAGCGGCGCATATCCCGGGCGCGGTCTTCCTCGACATAAGCGAGGTTGCCGACAAGGATCATCCAGCGCCGCACATGCTGCCGCCTGCTGCCGAGTTCGGGAAAGCGATGGGCGCGCTCGGCATCAACCGCGACGACCGCATCGTCGTCTATGACAATAGCGACCTGCGCACCGCCGCGCGCGGCTGGTTCATGTTCCGCCATTTCGGCGCTGATCGCGTCGCCATTCTCGATGGCGGGATGCAGAAATGGCAGCGCGAGAAGCGGCCTGTCGAAAGCGATGTTCCTTCGCCTGTTCCGGGGCGGTTTGAGGCAAAGGAGGCGGCGCACAAGGTCGTCGACAAGGCCGCGATCCTGTCAGGCAACTCGCCACGCATCGTCGACGCGCGTGGCCCCGACCGCTTCAGGGGAACGGCGCCAGAGCCGCGCGAGGGGATGGCCTCGGGCCATATACCGGGCGCCCGCAACCTGCCCATGTCCTCGCTCTACGACGAGCAGGGGTGCCTGAAGTCGAATGCCCAGATCGAGCGGCTATTCGAAGAAGCGGGGATCGACCCCACGGCGCCGTTTGCCGCGAGCTGCGGGTCGGGCGTGACGGCGTGCAACATCCTGTTCGCCGCGCGTCGCCTCGGGGGGCGCGAAGGGCGGCTCTACGATGGCAGCTGGTCGGAATGGGGCGCCGATCCGGACACCCCGAAAGAAAAAGGCTAA
- a CDS encoding winged helix-turn-helix domain-containing protein translates to MADPISGKLVDIESQLEKARKRLEDGLGLVNEAQNAIADIQQAVLGAPQRVSAEDSDEAASQMLSSLKASGQEMPETLCDGRMAVDPVQRLIRIDGHPIGITEMEYRVLELLAYARNNVVTRNMLLKHLYRRADDQPQPKIIDVFISKLRKKLRSASNGAEFIETIPQRGWILRDVDSAKA, encoded by the coding sequence ATGGCCGATCCGATCTCGGGAAAACTGGTCGACATTGAAAGCCAGCTCGAAAAGGCGCGCAAGCGGCTCGAGGACGGGCTCGGCCTCGTCAACGAGGCGCAGAATGCGATCGCCGACATCCAGCAGGCGGTACTCGGCGCGCCGCAGCGCGTCAGCGCGGAAGACAGCGACGAAGCCGCCTCGCAGATGCTCTCCAGCCTCAAGGCGTCGGGACAGGAAATGCCCGAAACGCTGTGCGACGGCCGTATGGCGGTCGATCCGGTGCAGCGCCTGATCCGCATCGACGGTCATCCGATCGGGATTACCGAGATGGAGTATCGCGTCCTCGAACTGCTCGCTTATGCGCGCAATAATGTCGTCACGCGCAACATGCTGCTGAAGCATCTCTATCGCCGCGCGGACGACCAGCCGCAGCCCAAGATCATCGACGTGTTCATCTCGAAACTGCGCAAGAAGCTGCGCAGCGCGTCGAACGGGGCGGAATTTATCGAGACGATCCCGCAGCGCGGCTGGATCCTGCGCGACGTCGACAGCGCCAAGGCGTAA
- a CDS encoding DUF3035 domain-containing protein produces the protein MHKPLILATLCLGLAACGGKQGALDEYAVARNAPLILPPDYTLEPPRAGTISQSVGETQAQAIEALFGGPAPRSSGEAAVLGAASQGRVPVGTRSNAGDPQTRVIDKGAETQTILSSPELDGQDASADTPQ, from the coding sequence ATGCATAAGCCCCTGATTCTGGCCACTCTTTGCCTTGGCCTCGCGGCCTGTGGGGGCAAGCAAGGTGCCCTCGACGAATATGCGGTCGCGCGTAATGCGCCGCTGATCCTGCCGCCCGACTACACGCTGGAACCGCCGCGTGCGGGCACGATCAGCCAGTCGGTGGGCGAAACGCAGGCGCAGGCGATCGAAGCGTTGTTCGGCGGACCCGCACCGCGCTCGTCGGGCGAAGCCGCCGTGCTGGGCGCCGCAAGCCAGGGCCGTGTGCCCGTCGGCACCCGTTCGAACGCCGGTGACCCGCAGACGCGCGTGATCGACAAGGGCGCGGAAACGCAAACCATCCTGTCTTCGCCGGAGTTGGACGGCCAGGACGCGAGCGCGGATACGCCGCAATAA
- the lspA gene encoding signal peptidase II: MTLSRNTRRAFVIAIAIFILDQLVKWWVIGPMNLEAIRQVEVLPFFNFTWVENRGISFGLFTAGSEAARWLLTGITAIIATGVAIWITREKQWGDQAALSLVLGGALGNIVDRARFGYVVDYADLHFGDFRPFLVFNIADAAISIGIVILLLRAFFVKPPEEKKNA, translated from the coding sequence TTGACCCTTTCCCGCAACACGCGCCGTGCGTTCGTCATCGCGATTGCCATCTTCATCCTCGACCAGCTGGTCAAATGGTGGGTGATCGGGCCGATGAACCTCGAGGCGATCCGCCAGGTCGAGGTGCTGCCCTTCTTCAACTTCACCTGGGTCGAAAATCGCGGGATCAGTTTCGGCCTATTCACTGCGGGGTCCGAGGCTGCGCGCTGGCTTTTGACCGGGATCACCGCGATCATCGCCACCGGGGTCGCCATCTGGATCACGCGAGAGAAGCAGTGGGGCGACCAGGCCGCGCTGTCGCTGGTGCTCGGCGGGGCGCTGGGAAACATCGTGGATCGGGCACGGTTCGGCTACGTCGTCGACTATGCCGACCTGCACTTCGGTGACTTTCGTCCCTTTTTGGTCTTTAACATCGCCGACGCCGCGATTAGCATCGGGATCGTAATATTGTTGCTGCGCGCTTTCTTCGTAAAGCCGCCCGAGGAGAAAAAGAATGCATAA